One region of Aminobacterium colombiense DSM 12261 genomic DNA includes:
- the rpoD gene encoding RNA polymerase sigma factor RpoD, translating into MESKNKQTKRDATREELATYMGKVRDLIQEGQTKGFVTQKDIEKFIPVEFWSADVLEDVVSNLMEMGIEVTEEEGKERAQHIAEEEALAQPADGEIGKLDDIPLTDPVRMYLREIGKVPLLEPAQEVELAKRVEAGEEEAKQQIIDANLRLVVSIAKKYIGRGMLFLDLIQEGNLGLIRAVEKFDYRKGFKFSTYATWWIRQAITRAIADQARTIRVPVHMVETINKMVRVSRQLVQKLGREPTDEEIAAEMEIEPSKVEEIRRIAQLPVSLETPIGEEEDSQLGDFIEDRDLPSPEEAAASHLLHEQIDEMLEALSEREREVLQYRFGLEDGRSYTLEEVGKRFGVTRERIRQIEAKALRKLRHPSRSKKLRDFLD; encoded by the coding sequence ATGGAGAGCAAAAATAAGCAGACCAAAAGAGACGCTACAAGAGAAGAACTTGCCACCTACATGGGGAAAGTCCGTGACCTTATCCAGGAAGGCCAGACCAAGGGATTTGTGACTCAGAAAGATATTGAGAAATTTATTCCTGTTGAGTTCTGGAGTGCGGATGTTCTTGAAGACGTTGTTTCAAACCTTATGGAAATGGGGATTGAAGTGACCGAAGAAGAGGGCAAGGAAAGAGCTCAGCATATTGCGGAGGAAGAAGCTCTTGCTCAGCCTGCCGATGGAGAAATCGGGAAGCTGGATGATATTCCTTTGACAGATCCTGTCCGTATGTACTTGAGAGAGATCGGGAAGGTGCCCCTTCTTGAGCCGGCACAGGAAGTGGAGCTTGCAAAGCGAGTGGAGGCAGGGGAAGAAGAGGCGAAGCAACAAATAATAGATGCCAATCTTCGCCTGGTGGTAAGTATTGCCAAAAAATATATAGGACGGGGAATGCTGTTCCTTGATTTGATCCAGGAAGGAAATTTAGGTCTTATCCGGGCTGTTGAGAAATTTGATTATAGAAAGGGCTTTAAATTTAGCACCTATGCTACATGGTGGATTCGCCAGGCAATAACCAGAGCAATTGCGGACCAGGCCAGAACGATCCGGGTACCTGTCCACATGGTGGAAACTATTAATAAAATGGTGAGGGTGTCGAGGCAGCTTGTTCAAAAACTTGGTCGAGAACCTACAGATGAAGAAATTGCGGCAGAAATGGAAATAGAACCGTCTAAAGTAGAGGAGATCAGGCGTATCGCCCAGTTGCCAGTGTCACTTGAAACTCCAATAGGTGAAGAGGAAGACAGCCAGCTTGGGGATTTTATTGAAGACAGGGATTTGCCTAGCCCGGAAGAAGCGGCAGCAAGTCATTTGTTGCATGAGCAGATAGACGAAATGCTTGAGGCCCTTTCAGAGAGGGAACGGGAAGTTCTCCAGTATCGCTTTGGCTTAGAAGATGGCCGTTCCTATACTCTTGAAGAGGTGGGCAAGCGTTTCGGCGTTACACGGGAACGGATTCGCCAAATAGAAGCAAAAGCTTTGCGAAAACTGCGACATCCTAGCCGTAGTAAAAAATTAAGAGATTTTCTTGATTGA
- a CDS encoding dipeptidase, which produces MSFRKWSKWVLFSIFILVVASFPAQSCTDIVVGKNASADGSVITSHTADGAFYDARVRTIPGKKHPAGTKADVFWNIIMEEDYEPKKIGEIPQVEETYTYFHVGYPFMNEHGVAIGETTVGQKDELKTFRPDAKAIMTIEQLEVFALQRAKTAREAIKVIGELGEKYGFLPSCGSEGECLTITDSEEAWIFEIRSTGMMWTPESGKPGAVWVAQRVPDDCVVVVPNMSRIREVDINDTANFIASKDYMQPAIDLGWYDPASGKPFIWQLAYSPLTGNDDWSLSSMWIRNRLYTIYSQLDPTREWDPYAETMSYPFAIKPQKKLSVQDVMTFLRSHMEGTPFDMSAEAAWLVPEGDKMVKSPLATPFVTNNLRTLLKIPYNRPVAKWDCAYSFVSQARSGYPAPVRTVLWFGYDNPHTTCYVPIYSGVLETLGSWRVFDRNAFSLGSAQWAFILADDLVNHRYQEAIQDLVKIRTPLEEAFFKELADIDEKALDLAKNDPAAAQEYVTEYTQSCMKKAEKAWWDLNWQLISAYNNNKKK; this is translated from the coding sequence ATGAGTTTCAGAAAGTGGTCAAAATGGGTACTTTTCTCCATTTTTATCCTTGTGGTCGCTTCTTTTCCCGCCCAGAGTTGCACAGATATTGTAGTGGGCAAAAATGCTTCCGCAGACGGTTCTGTTATCACCTCTCATACAGCTGACGGTGCTTTTTACGATGCAAGGGTTCGCACAATTCCTGGCAAAAAACACCCAGCGGGAACTAAAGCTGACGTGTTTTGGAACATTATTATGGAAGAAGACTACGAGCCCAAAAAAATCGGTGAAATACCACAAGTTGAAGAAACTTATACATACTTCCACGTAGGGTACCCCTTTATGAATGAACATGGGGTCGCCATTGGAGAGACAACCGTTGGACAAAAGGATGAATTAAAGACATTCCGCCCCGATGCTAAAGCTATTATGACTATTGAACAGCTTGAAGTTTTCGCCCTGCAAAGGGCAAAAACAGCTCGAGAGGCAATTAAGGTCATCGGTGAACTTGGGGAAAAATATGGTTTCCTCCCTTCCTGCGGAAGTGAGGGAGAATGCCTTACAATTACAGACTCTGAAGAGGCATGGATCTTTGAGATTCGAAGCACGGGAATGATGTGGACACCAGAGAGCGGTAAACCTGGGGCAGTATGGGTTGCTCAAAGAGTTCCCGATGATTGTGTCGTTGTCGTTCCCAACATGAGCCGCATCCGAGAAGTGGACATAAATGATACGGCGAACTTTATAGCCTCTAAGGATTACATGCAGCCGGCCATTGATCTCGGATGGTACGATCCAGCGAGCGGAAAACCCTTTATCTGGCAGCTGGCCTACTCCCCCCTTACTGGAAACGATGATTGGTCCCTTTCCTCCATGTGGATTCGCAACCGTCTCTACACCATATACAGTCAACTTGACCCAACCCGGGAATGGGATCCCTACGCAGAAACCATGTCATATCCCTTCGCCATAAAACCCCAGAAAAAATTATCTGTTCAGGATGTAATGACGTTTTTACGAAGTCATATGGAAGGAACACCCTTTGACATGTCAGCCGAAGCAGCCTGGTTGGTGCCGGAAGGCGATAAGATGGTCAAAAGCCCCCTTGCCACTCCCTTTGTTACTAATAACCTTCGCACTCTCCTGAAGATTCCATACAATCGCCCTGTAGCAAAATGGGACTGTGCCTACAGTTTTGTTTCCCAGGCTCGTTCTGGTTATCCGGCTCCTGTTCGAACTGTGCTCTGGTTTGGATACGACAACCCTCATACTACCTGTTATGTCCCAATCTATTCGGGAGTTTTAGAAACCCTTGGGAGCTGGCGGGTTTTTGACCGTAATGCTTTTAGTCTCGGATCTGCTCAATGGGCTTTTATATTAGCCGATGATCTCGTTAACCATCGTTATCAAGAAGCCATACAAGATCTGGTTAAGATCAGGACACCTCTTGAAGAAGCTTTTTTCAAGGAGCTGGCTGATATTGATGAAAAAGCCCTTGACCTCGCTAAAAATGACCCTGCAGCAGCTCAAGAGTATGTAACAGAGTATACGCAAAGCTGTATGAAAAAAGCAGAAAAAGCATGGTGGGACCTCAACTGGCAGTTAATATCCGCATATAACAACAACAAGAAAAAATAA
- a CDS encoding DUF6305 family protein: MKIIPKRFLYMTILCLIAMFFAIAGALIAAEMPTVEPPVIVTTCGQSPGAVMVKMSLMQSQITPAENKNTIIASELAGKGYKTLIVTTGTSGKGMGAAGTDVNKEIARCKELIEAAKAEGIVVITAHVEGMARRTDSADQASIDEIVPLGDAILIVAGSNPDGYFTKLAQDNDKPLIEAKDALSIGSSLKELNK; this comes from the coding sequence ATGAAAATAATCCCTAAGAGATTCCTGTATATGACGATACTATGTCTTATCGCTATGTTTTTTGCTATTGCTGGGGCTTTAATAGCAGCTGAAATGCCCACCGTTGAACCTCCTGTTATTGTAACAACCTGTGGACAGAGTCCGGGCGCCGTCATGGTAAAAATGTCTCTTATGCAGTCTCAGATAACTCCTGCAGAGAATAAGAACACCATTATCGCCAGCGAACTCGCCGGGAAAGGGTATAAGACCCTCATCGTCACCACTGGAACCAGCGGCAAGGGAATGGGAGCCGCGGGCACAGACGTCAACAAAGAAATAGCCCGCTGCAAAGAACTCATCGAAGCCGCCAAAGCTGAAGGCATAGTTGTCATTACAGCCCACGTGGAAGGAATGGCCCGGCGGACGGACAGCGCTGACCAGGCTTCCATAGATGAAATAGTCCCCCTCGGCGACGCCATACTCATCGTAGCCGGCAGCAACCCGGACGGTTACTTCACAAAGCTCGCGCAGGACAATGACAAGCCTCTTATTGAGGCAAAGGACGCTCTTTCCATTGGGTCAAGCCTGAAGGAATTGAATAAGTAG